One Lycium barbarum isolate Lr01 chromosome 5, ASM1917538v2, whole genome shotgun sequence genomic window carries:
- the LOC132642008 gene encoding probable beta-1,4-xylosyltransferase IRX10L, with protein MRNWNFLWFLYFAFILRIEATKFYSTDQHTERISGSAGDVLEDDPIGRLKVFVYELPSKYNKKTVQRDTRCLNHMFAAEIYMHHFLLSSLVRTLNPEEADWFYTPVYTTCEYLTPHGHPLPFNSPRMMRSAIHLIASSWPYWNRTQGADHFFIVPHDFGACFHFQEEKAIKRGILPLLERATLVQTFGQRNHVCLKDGSITIPPYAPPQKMQSHLIPPDTPRSIFVYFRGLFYDNRNDPEGGYYARGARAAVWENFKDNPLFDISTDHPTTYYEDMQRAIFCLCPLGWAPWSPRLVEAVVFGCIPVIIADDIVLPFADAIPWEDIGLFVAEKDVPYLDNILTSVPPQEILRKQRLLANPSMKQAMLFLQPAQQGDAFHQILNGLARKLPHRYKTLHGDNNVLNWTAGPVSDLKPW; from the coding sequence ATGAGAAATTGGAACTTTCTTTGGTTTCTTTACTTTGCTTTCATTTTGAGAATTGAAGCCACAAAATTTTATAGTACTGATCAACACACTGAAAGAATTTCAGGAAGTGCTGGTGATGTGCTGGAGGATGACCCTATAGGAAGGTTAAAAGTTTTTGTATATGAGCTTCCCAGCAAATATAACAAAAAAACCGTGCAGAGAGACACGCGATGCCTCAATCACATGTTTGCTGCCGAGATATATATGCATCATTTTCTGTTATCCAGCCTTGTTCGAACCCTTAATCCAGAGGAGGCGGATTGGTTTTACACTCCAGTTTACACAACTTGTGAGTACTTGACACCACATGGTCATCCTTTACCTTTCAATTCACCGCGTATGATGAGAAGCGCGATTCATCTTATTGCTTCTAGCTGGCCATACTGGAACCGGACACAAGGCGCTGATCACTTCTTCATTGTACCACATGATTTTGGTGCATGTTTCCACTTTCAAGAAGAGAAAGCTATTAAAAGAGGAATTCTTCCGTTGCTCGAGCGTGCTACCTTGGTTCAAACTTTTGGCCAACGGAATCATGTTTGTTTGAAGGATGGCTCAATAACTATTCCTCCATATGCTCCTCCACAGAAAATGCAATCCCACTTGATCCCTCCTGATACTCCAAGATCCATCTTTGTTTATTTCCGAGGCTTGTTTTATGACAATAGAAATGATCCTGAAGGCGGGTACTATGCAAGAGGCGCTCGAGCAGCAGTTTGGGAGAACTTTAAGGACAATCCTCTCTTTGATATTTCGACCGATCATCCAACTACATACTACGAAGACATGCAGCGAGCTATCTTTTGTTTGTGCCCTCTTGGATGGGCTCCATGGAGTCCGAGATTGGTTGAAGCTGTTGTATTCGGATGCATCCCCGTAATAATAGCAGATGACATTGTCTTGCCATTTGCTGATGCGATTCCATGGGAAGATATTGGATTGTTCGTAGCGGAGAAGGATGTTCCGTATTTGGATAACATTCTGACTTCGGTTCCACCACAAGAAATATTGAGGAAGCAGAGATTACTTGCAAATCCTTCAATGAAACAGGCAATGTTATTTCTACAACCTGCTCAACAAGGTGATGCTTTCCACCAAATCTTGAATGGACTTGCTCGTAAATTACCCCATCGTTACAAGACCTTACACGGAGACAACAATGTCCTAAACTGGACTGCTGGTCCAGTTAGTGATCTAAAACCTTGGTAG